TAAGTACTCTTGTATTACTGACGGAAACTGGCAAATTGAGTTTCAATCAGTTTTTCCTTGAAAGAAAAGATTAAGTATTCAAGGTATTCATTAGCGTCATTTAGGGAAACAGTTTACAATGCTTTTCGAAATATATGAGGCCTTTTCTACCAACAATTAGGGTGTTTTAATGTCTCGTTTACCCTTTCATTAACAGAGTGCAAAGCCAAAGTAGATCTGGCTTTTCTACTCGATGGTTCGGACAGGATCGACTACCAAAAGGAAGGTAACTTCAAAAAGTGTCAAGAATTCATAAAAGCCCTGGTCAGTTCGTATAATATCGGAAAGGACGGGACAAATGTTGGACTTGTGCTATTTTACAAGACGTCTAAAGTCGTATTTGAATTTGAGAAATACCTAGATGTCACGTCACTAACACAAGCTATTGACGCAATCCCATATCCGAATAAAGGCAGCAACATTGGAATTGGCCTCGATCTGGTTAAATCTGGCTTGTTCGACGTTAGTGCGAGGCAAGGAGTTAGAACAGTACTTATCGTTATCACTGGAGGATCATCCCAGGTGTGTGAATATTAAAATAAAGCCATCAATTAACTTAAACCTTAATACGCAATGAAAGTGACACAGCGAATGGAGTTAACCAAGATTTTTTCGTGCATTTAGGTGGAACAACCACTGAAATCATTATCATCCATGACAAACAATATTCACATGGCTTATCTTTAGAGACGCGCACATCTTATCCTCTTTTAGGTTAATTATTAACATCTGGGAGGAAAAGTAAAATATCCAATTAATAAAAACATAATATTGACACTGTCAGTCTGCACACTGCTTTTCCGTATTGcactattttcatttttaaattttttttccttaatggGAAAAATAGGATGATGTACAGGGACCTTCAAAGAAGCTGCGAGACATGGGAGTGACAATCTTTTGTATTGGATTAGGCAAGGAATTCCAAAGAGATCAATTACGCGATATGGCCACTGACCCTGACTCCAAATATGTGATAACAGCAGAATATGAAGAGTTAAACCAGGTGCTTCCAAACTTCAAGAAAATCTGCTGTGAAGGTGATTTTCGCTCGCAAACGAGCCATAAAAACACATAAAAACTCCTTGCTTTACAGACAGCAGGTTTCAACGCATGGCACATTAAGGAACGAGGCCTAATCTTAAGATGCAGGCAGTCATGCTTCTACTAAAAAAAATCGTGAAATGTGTATGTCTTCAACTATAGCTAAGGATATTAAATACTTCAGCTGCAACAGTGCTTTGTCCGTGCAACCAGACTTCATGGTGGTGTTTCGATTCATGCCAGTGTCTCGTCTAATCAATGATATGTATTTCACAGCTTGCGGAGGAACAATTTTAACAACGACTTCTTCAGGTAATGTGTTATTTATCTTAAAAACCATACGCCAACTTAATGTCATCGTCTTTGTTccattttaaaaagaaaacagttttCAAACTTTGGGTTACTGTTTGAACGCAATTTAGTTGACATTTTGAAAGAGATCATTCAACACGTGACCGTAGACTGAAATACAAACTCATCATAGGCTTTCTTTTAATCCTTTATAAGGACGGATCGGCATTGGTGTTGGTACTAGCGGAAGAATAGGGATTGGAATAAGAGGTTCTGCAGGTGGTTCAAGCAGTTCTTCGTCTTCTAGGATTGGTATTGGTACAGGTAGACGTATTGGCATTAGAATAAGAGCTGGTGCAAGGGGTGTTTCATCATCAAGAATAATCCGTATTAAAGGTTCAAGATCCAGAAGCAAACGGATAAGATTAAAAGGAAGACTAAAGATAAGACGAAGAATGAGAAAGATTGGTGGACGCAAAATCATCCTGCGTAAAATATCCAAGGGTTCAACTAAGAGCAATGACAACGAGTCGTACATCGAAGAAGAAGTTACAGAAAACATGGGTAAAGAGAACCTTTTCTTCGGCGGACTTCTTGGTAAGCAGTGcacatttcttttataatttaaaCTGCGATTTATGATGAATAGTGTCTAGGGTTACAGCTTGCCTCTATCGTCGTGTGTTCGATTGTAGTAATTTTGGTAAATTTTCAGTTACGATGAAAGTTAGTTTCCagtaaaagtttttttttctgacaaacGGACAATTGAATCTGCTGGAAACTAAACACTTCCAGACACTTGCCAATGAAAGCACCATAATCAAGGGATGAAATAAGACCACTCGCCTTAAACTGATCATAAGCCACACCAAGACTGGTGTGAGTCAGAATCTCTGTTATACCATGATTCTACAATCAACAGATACTAGAGTTTGCAGAGACAAGGTTGATTTAGCATTTCTTGTTGATGCTGCGGGGAACACAGACTCCAGAGGTCAGCAAAACTTTCAAACAAGTCTTGAGTTCGTCAAAGCTACGTCGAGCATGTTTTCGCTTGACCAACTGCAATCTCACATTGGATTTGTGGTGTTCTCCAATAGTTCACCAGTGGTACTCGACTTTGACACATATTTTGACCAGAAAAGTGTTGAAAATGCGATTAACGATATAGAATACACGGGTGGTTTAACTGATATTGGAACAGGCCTAAATCTTGTCAAAAGCGACCTTTTTGACTCTACCTCCAGACAGTACGTTCCGCGTGTTTTGATTGCGATAATATCGGGAAAATCAACTGGAGACGTTGCAGGCCCTGCAAAAGCGCTGAGAGATGCTGGTGTTACTGTGTTTTGTGTTGGAGTAGGAAACAACTTCGATCTCAAAGAACTGGATGAAATAGCGACTGACCCGGACAGTGATCATGTGTTTACAGCTGACGTCACTGAGCTTGGATTAGTTGTCAAGGCAATAAAAGGCAAAGTTTGCGATGGTAAGAGTGTGGTACTAGGATAATATGGGATATGTGTGGGATTTTTCTCTCGTTGCCAGCAACCACAGCACCAGTAAATCCTTAGAACGTCTCAGGCTTAAGAGACTTGAGGGAGCATTACACGTATTTGTACCTCGATGTCGTTTGCTAATTATCCTTCTTAAACAGTtccttattaaaaaaaaaaaaagaaaagaaaaacaatgatcaAATTCCACTCTTCACTTGGGCAACCCGTTTTGCTATTTTCTTGCAGGTAATGTTAGACCGCTGGCTCTGTTTCCGTTGAATGCTAGGTACGAGGCGAGAGACGTCATTGGAGGAAATCCAGAAGGACAAATAAACCAAGCAATTCCATCCCTGGGGCCAGATGACGTAGAGGATGGCTCTCTTGCATTCCTTGGAACACCAGATAGCTACATCGAGTTTCCAAATGATGGTAGACTGGATGCAAAATATTCTTTGACCATTCTTGTCTGGATATATCCAGAAAAGGAGGGCCCTATCGTCAACTTTCAAAGAGATGGTTGGGGAGCAAATCTGTGGTTGGCACAATCACGAAAATTACTAGCTCACTTTGTACAAAGGGATCAACAACAATTAAGTGAGCCCTTGcaaagtaataaaattattccCAACGAGTGGAATTATGTAGGAGCAACTTACGACCACACAACCGGAAGAGCTGGTTTGTGGGTGAATGGAAAATTTGAAGACTCGAAGAATTTAGGTAAATTTGAGCTAGCAACCAACTATAGTATCAGGATGGGAGCCCGAGAGGGTGATAAAAGAAATTTCAGAGGACGCATATCATGTTTACAACTTTATAACGTGCCATTTACGTCAGAACAGATTATTAACGCAAAAGATAATTGCAAAGTATATGAGTAAGTTTGTGAAGCAGCTTGAGTTAAACGTGCGGACCAGAGTCACGTTATAACGTTGAGGAAAAGGGTATAAACTAAACCCTTTTAATTTTCTTAAGTGATACTTGTACTGTTGCTAAGTATATATATAAACTACAAAGGCATCTGATGAATGAGATGTTCAGACACTCTAAAGATGAGTGGTGCGGGTATGTCTTTTGAATTTAAGGGTTGGAGGGATCACGGTTACAAATCGTTATAAGATGCAATGAAGGATTTATCAAGAACCAGGCATCCTCTGCACCTTATTATTaagacaaaaataacaaatggaTACCTTTCCGCACGagcaaatatttttaaatgctttttttATAGAACGAAAATGAAGGAAGTACTCCTTTGAAGacggaaaaaaataaagagataCATACCGAGATCTTCGACAAACTAACTTTGTTATTTGAATTTctataaatgtttttttcagaCATAACTTATAGGCCTAGCTAGACTAACGTGAGCTGGATGTGGGGTTGTAAATCTGCTGTCAATACAATAAAACATTTACATCGAAAGGAATGAAGAGTTTTTGCTTTGGTCAGTGCCACGGAGACGTGACGCCCTTAAAACATTTGATTTAAGAATGAGGGTTCCAGATTGGAACTATCTACCAATACAATTTACGTTAAGTGGCTCGTTGCTTCAAGGCTTCTGAATGCTGTTCTTGGGCTCCAAAAAATCTTTACATCGCGGTTTAGCCGATACCCCGCTCTCAACACATTTATCTTAAACAGTCAACGAACCAAGTGCTGTACTACTTTCCACAATCAGCCCGGCGATTCAAGCATCAGTTGAATGCCACACAAGTGCGTGACAAGTATCATGAAGAAAGACGGTGACCCTCTGTCAAGGTCCTTTTGACTCAAGAAAACGTCAAACTTTAGACCACAAAAATCAGAACCTTCATCCCAACAATCACTTGCTGCACTCGATCAACAAAAACTTAAAACGACTTATACTATGAAACGATAAGGAAAGACCTTGTTTCCTACCTCCTTGAAGTTACGAGCTTGATATCAATCACTGTATATAGACCCGACAAAGTTTAATCTTCCAAACTCCTCCTCATTTCCAAATGAATTCTAAAAGCAAGCTAGGCGAAGGAACAAACTCATCGAGGAAATCGGTCAATAGACACTTCTTAGTGTCCCTCAGTTTATAACACTACATGTATTGATTCGATACCAGTAGACAATAAAGAGACCCGCCTCACCGGCGCCTCATTGAAGGTGTTCATTATCATGAATTCTTTACGCTTAGAAATTAACTGACAATAAGCCATTCAGCAAAGTATGAACACTTGTATATTTCAAACAAGTCTAGCCCAAAAGAATATGATGCTTATGTCGTTTTGATCACACTTTCATAAGACACCGAAGaggacaaaaataaaagtagCAAATACTATCATTTTTGAGTGCGGTATTCAGATATGCACCGCTAGGCAAACCACAGCGATACGAGGGATGGCATCTACGAGTACGGAACAATTTAAAACATTACTCCAGAAACAAGATGGTTCTTATCCATTCTCAAAATCACGTATATAAGTCGTATATCACTATCGCATAGGTAAACAGTGCATTTTTGCAAAGATGACCAACCCATTTCACGGCAGTTTGACTCAAATGACTCGAACTTCACTTTGACTTGCATAATTCACCAAGATTTATCGGGTCACTGAAAATTGTGATAtcattaaaaagaaatttaactCTCCTACAGAGAACTCCTTCGTTAAAATTTTTTCGCTTAACACTGGCGGATATGTGTAATTTCAAGCCAGCTTGCCTTGTTTTCCTTTAGTCTTTTGCCTATTGGACAGAATTAATGTTTCTCTTGAGACCTGTTACGACACCATAAGAGGTAATGAGTGTACATATTCACGGAAGCAAAAATAACATCAACTTAAGAAAACACCTGGCTTACACAGCAGAAAATATCTGAACAGCTCATGGCCCAAAATTTCTATCAAATGCGATTATTTTAAAGACGTTTATTCCGAATTGCGGAGAGCAATGATAACTTACTGGTGTAGTTCAAAGCAACGCCCAGTTGACATAAACCTGCTTATGTTGTTAAATATAGTGAATTATTTTATCTTAAATTTAGATAACTTTCATTTTGTGGAAGTTCCTTTATAACTTCTTTTCTATCTTCTTAGATGGGGAATACTGAATATTGGTTGTAAAGGCATTGaaaatgcaaaggaaaaaaGTGGATAAATTTATATTTACAATAGACTTACTGGTGGTAGTAATTTCCATTGTCGCCTCTTTAAACACAACCTGGGCCGATTTGAACAACAGTCCGCCAACTCCAGGTAAGCGAGATCTTCGCGTACAATCTGAAACATGATCCGTCCAAGTAACAGTTTAGTATCTTCCGATAGTCGAGAATATGAGACGTAACTTCACATGCACTGCTACAGCACCAGTGTTCATTATTGGAACCGTTTACACATGAAACTGACCCAGACACTAGCACATGCTGACTAGCACATGCTGAGGACGTATCAAACCTGATTTTTAAAGccggaaaaaaagaaagaaagaggcaCTAGGTCAGTTTCGTTTATCTGTGGAAAGCTGCAATGGAGGATAATATGCGGGAATCTTCTTCgatgcaaataattttcttgaattGGCCTCAATTACATGCTTGTTTCAGTGCATTTGCAAAAACACTAAACGTAACAAAACTTTTAGCCAATTTGCATAGGATAGGAAAGCATATCTTCCCAACGGTTGTCAACGTCACACATTTCTTTTGCGGACACAATTCTATCGCTGAAGTTTGTACGAAAACCGGCGGGGGCGGAATAAGCCAGGGAAaaaaattactattatttttgcgGAAGAGAAAATCCAATTCAGTGTTTTAGAGGTTGTGAAAACAACTGCTACAAGAATACTTATATAGGTAGAATGAGAATTACTCTTCGAGAAGAATGTCATTTACTTCAAAGGAAGATGGTTGCAGAAGAGAGAGAAATAGTAAGAGATTGGATATGATAAGCAAGATAAAAGATAGGCGTTTTGACTGCTGACCATAACAacaattagtatataccacacaagtgaatagtgcttttggcgcgcgctgattggctagcccagaggtgattatccaagtactattcacctccgagcagccgtagagaaacaaaatggcttcccgtttcgcttcgacttctgaaaaggaaattctttcaatgaacgaggagactgtaccgaaaaacacgaaaatggcaacaaagtatttaatggtaagttttttaatctctccagcctcatattaaacggcgaaaaatcaaaatacaatgccttgtttacgaaaacggtcgagcactaaaatcacattgaaaacaatgaaacatctgatgtttttcagcttggtttcaacaacaagaggaattcaactcaaccattgaggaaatgacaccgcagcaacttaacaagtgcctgcaaaagttttatttgtcggcaagaaggcgagacgggacattttacaataaaaaatcgcttaccgctattcgggcagcccttgatcgacactTGAGAAGCCCACCGCTGACtaagcctttttccattatcggtccgcaatttattcaacttgtgtggtatatactaaaacaattattcacctcagtgtcggtgaatagtggtggatatttacctcgccgcttcgcggctcggtaaatatccaccactattcacctccacttcggtgaataattgttaattattctgaaaaataaaacatttcagGCGAACACAATGCCATGCTCCTGCTAAATGCACTCACACAACTACTCACGCGAGAAATGTTTTCTTTCGATAAATATGTTTGGTAATATCCAACTAGTGATCTATTATCAGTGCTGCGTTCTGATTAGTTGAGCTACtatactaggctatatgttatagcccagtGGTAGCGAatagcgccggctttgaaaaccaaaacaatggtGGCTGAATCACGttttgtctagctttaactagagTGAAAGATGCTTTGCCTCGATATTTGTTTGACCAACTAGTtcaattttactaaaacaattattcctctcgtcctcatggcctctgagtcaatagcccattcggccttggcgctcatgggctattgactcagagcccattcgggctcgaggaataattgctaagTATTTATGTGTTGATGTTATGAGTTATTATTTTCGTTATTATTTGTAGGTCATAGTGCAGACTTCAAATCTATCATAAAATCTCTTGACCCTCATGGGAAAGACCCGACAAAGCGAGAGAAAATAAAAGGTGCGTGACTTTCTTCTTCAAGAAACgttgaagttttgttttcaagtaaGGACAAATCTTGCAAGAGAAAACTTGCGCGCACTAAAACTGAAAGGAAAGTTACAACAATAGAGATAATTATCTCAACAATTTAAGACTTATCTCAGTAACTTAAAATAATGCAGAATTAAACTGAAGGCATTTGTACGTCATAAAGGTCAAACGTCATTCCACGTTTCATACTGTAGATGATGATGACAGCGAGGAAATCAATGAACTAAGCAGACTGCAGGACCCCTCAAGTCAAGAGGGTCGGGTGGATAGTTCCATCAATGCCGACGCTGACACGGAGAAGAACAATTTAGTTTCCCCTGGGAGCCAAGCAAATGTACCCAGCGATCAGAAGGAGACTAATTCTGACGTTTTAGCCAATATGACGGATTTCCTTAAAGAAAAGGAAGACATCGCCAATGATCCAGGTGATCTGatatgactgaaaaaaaaaaaaaaaacgatttacaaAGGACAAAGGAACTCCCTTGTATCTTGTTCAGTAGAAAGCACTTCATCTTCGGAACTCGTACAACGTATTGAAATTTTCCGGTCGTATTTCGGAGACCAAAGTATTCCATGTATCTTGGGTCGAAAACGTCGGAGTTCTGCGACAAATACAAATTTACTGTTTTCACCCTTGAAGACGTAGTGCACAAAATAAACCAGTGTTGCCTCGTGGTTTTCATTTCACAATATCAGCACCACTTATCatgttttccctttttgtttctctttgaaTTATCAGTGGATGGTGATTTCACACCTTGGACGTCATGGTCTTCATGCCCTGATACTTGCGGAAGAACGGCTTTGAGGTCACGTGAACGTTACTGTACCAACCCAGCGCCAGCTAATGGCGGCAAAAACTGCGAAGGACCACGATTCCAACTTAAATTGTGCAAGATAAAGCACTGTCCAGGTAAACAGCCACGACATAACTGGTGACTTCGTTCCAACATTCTGATCGGCAAACTGTAATGGCGAACATGATATCATCACAAAATTTCGTTCCCTTGTCTGTATCATCCCTAGAAGACAACTTTCAGCCTCTCATTCCTCTTTTGAGCCCCGAAGTACAATTTCTGAGAACCCTGAGTTGTTAAAACTCCAAAAGTAAATCAGTAATTACGTAAATAGTTCGCTTTTGACATTCATTTCCTACACTTTCGCAGTTGACGGATCCTTCTCTTCGTGGTCGAAATGGAGCTCTTGCTCTCAGAATTGCGGACAGGGAATGAAACATAGACACCGATATTGTGACAGCCCTAAGCCTTCCAACGGAGGACAGGAATGCAGAGGAGCGCACAAGCAGGCAAAACCATGCTACGGAAGGCATTGCAAGGGTATAACATAGCTTTTGAAACATTGATTCTGGGTTGAGTTCAGACTGAAACATGCATAGAAGTATAAAAACTGTGGTTTTACCTTTGAATCGTTTTGAACAGAGCAAGACTCTATCGTGGACATAGATCCGCAGACAGTTTGCGGATACGACCCTTGTAGAGTAGCAAAGTGCATCCTACTACCTTACGCAACTTGTGTCAGTGACTTCAAATGCCGGCCGGTATTCTTCGATTCcgaagaaagaaaagtttcaCAGTGCGCAGGTGAGTAACTAGCATGATAACTAATCAGATCCATTCTCCTTTCAGAAGGAAACTGCTGCGCATTTTCTTAGGAAAGACTCTTGGACTATAGTAAATAACGTGGGACTCGAGAATCCACGACCCTGACTCTGACACTCTCCGGCGCGATGACGGTACTTATCCATTCAGAAAAGGTTGTTCCCCATTGTCTATTTGGCTTCCCATGCGAGTACGTTCGTACGGGTGCCCTTCTGTGGGATAACAAATTAAAACTGTCCTTGACCAGTAAGCAACAATACGGCTATTGTTGGGCTCAACTGAAAAGCATCCTATTTACAATAGGGAAACTGTGTCATAGTAAATTGAGATCATATAATCATACAGTATTGTTCAACCGCCAGAATAGGTGTGTACAGGGAACTGACTCACGTGCTTTCAGAAGTTCGTATAACCTGTTACTACAGGCTATGCACGTGAATTGATTACCTTTTCGATAAAACAGCTGAAACTATAGTAGATGAAGGCACATGAAGATTGAAGGACTTAATCCTTTGAGGGAGACAAAGGACAAATCATCATCACTAAAAATCGATCCACTGGTTTATTCCTGGTAGGTGATAATTTGTACCTGAATGTAGATCCAAAAGCAGTCTGTCGTTTTGACCCATGCAAATATACAACATGCTTGAAAGGCACTGCAGCTAAATGCGTGGTGAACACGAGATGTCATCCCGTTTTCCTGGACGCATTTGGGAAGAGGATCAAATGCAAAGGTACCAAAAAAAGGCTTGTCATAGAGTAGGTTGAAATATTAAACGAGAATGATAAGATAAAACtcagcaaaacaaagaagcaaagaaCTTGCTTGCTGGGAATGCTTAACCGTTTCTAAAGGCAATAGGTTGAGCAGTCCGTGTTGTAGTTTTCTCATAACAATTAAAAAGTCAAGAGAGTTGAGAATGTGGTGAATGGCATCTGCTATACCTGTCGTAACAGAGTAAAGTCGGCTTGATCTTTAGACATCCACTGCGTCAACGAAGTCATGTACGAGAACTTTGTCATTTGTGTTTGCTGGAAGTAAATGATTCAGGCATCTTCACGAAAGAAGCTTACGTAAACAGAAGATCGTAAGACCATTCATAAAGTACATATCATCACCAGGCCTAATCTTAAGCAAATTTTACTGGGTATCTTGCATTGTCAATAATGCAGTGTTGCCTTCTTTTGAATTTCTGACTCTGCACCTGGTATTGGGGCTTTTTACAGGTGTATTCAAGGTTCCTGCAAGGTACATCTGCGGTTATGATCCTTGTAGTGGAGCTATTTGTAAGTCTGATCCAACAGCACGATG
The Acropora muricata isolate sample 2 chromosome 3, ASM3666990v1, whole genome shotgun sequence genome window above contains:
- the LOC136911939 gene encoding collagen alpha-6(VI) chain-like gives rise to the protein MDKSNAASTNGSKPTCPDPCATNRPSPGFPSVCPGPCNSSTPAQTTGSNPCATPQNINSGGTQICGNPCPPSGSVCNGTTSNGNQSQASSAGCGYPCPSPPAPTPGNCTNSGTGTSSCGPSVSSGCTNIGGGLPCECVTVDSGCLQIPFQPTTSCVTPNQGNSYGGCSGYGSQIIPGSSCVIQGKLIEGCPNGTTGNVTGPPGSGNRGSNNTNPAPKCKAKADVGFIIDGSGSIENAHKGNYKKVLQFVENLVKAFEVSKGKTHIGIISYDHDAKVISGFDQHYKKEEIIKEIENMNYPGGGTNTGKALTKAKKELFDKSARAGVPNVAIVLTDGQSNDDVGPPSQELRDSGCSVFSVGMGENFNMAELKQITTDPDSQHVFQAKFEDLDSIADTIVDTVCKGAGGEVKPPPPLPVPTTPSSKPKKTKCKAKVDLAFLLDGSDRIDYQKEGNFKKCQEFIKALVSSYNIGKDGTNVGLVLFYKTSKVVFEFEKYLDVTSLTQAIDAIPYPNKGSNIGIGLDLVKSGLFDVSARQGVRTVLIVITGGSSQDDVQGPSKKLRDMGVTIFCIGLGKEFQRDQLRDMATDPDSKYVITAEYEELNQVLPNFKKICCEACGGTILTTTSSGRIGIGVGTSGRIGIGIRGSAGGSSSSSSSRIGIGTGRRIGIRIRAGARGVSSSRIIRIKGSRSRSKRIRLKGRLKIRRRMRKIGGRKIILRKISKGSTKSNDNESYIEEEVTENMGKENLFFGGLLDTRVCRDKVDLAFLVDAAGNTDSRGQQNFQTSLEFVKATSSMFSLDQLQSHIGFVVFSNSSPVVLDFDTYFDQKSVENAINDIEYTGGLTDIGTGLNLVKSDLFDSTSRQYVPRVLIAIISGKSTGDVAGPAKALRDAGVTVFCVGVGNNFDLKELDEIATDPDSDHVFTADVTELGLVVKAIKGKVCDGNVRPLALFPLNARYEARDVIGGNPEGQINQAIPSLGPDDVEDGSLAFLGTPDSYIEFPNDGRLDAKYSLTILVWIYPEKEGPIVNFQRDGWGANLWLAQSRKLLAHFVQRDQQQLSEPLQSNKIIPNEWNYVGATYDHTTGRAGLWVNGKFEDSKNLGKFELATNYSIRMGAREGDKRNFRGRISCLQLYNVPFTSEQIINAKDNCKVYE
- the LOC136911947 gene encoding thrombospondin-1-like; this translates as MQRKKVDKFIFTIDLLVVVISIVASLNTTWADLNNSPPTPGHSADFKSIIKSLDPHGKDPTKREKIKDDDDSEEINELSRLQDPSSQEGRVDSSINADADTEKNNLVSPGSQANVPSDQKETNSDVLANMTDFLKEKEDIANDPVDGDFTPWTSWSSCPDTCGRTALRSRERYCTNPAPANGGKNCEGPRFQLKLCKIKHCPVDGSFSSWSKWSSCSQNCGQGMKHRHRYCDSPKPSNGGQECRGAHKQAKPCYGRHCKEQDSIVDIDPQTVCGYDPCRVAKCILLPYATCVSDFKCRPVFFDSEERKVSQCAGDNLYLNVDPKAVCRFDPCKYTTCLKGTAAKCVVNTRCHPVFLDAFGKRIKCKGVFKVPARYICGYDPCSGAICKSDPTARCLVDHSCNSIFVNSFNQRMGSCKARNHIVKEEDDAEEETNEDNADDDDDDDRLRKLMNSKTRGSENESDDNGDTSDDGDRLNKLIHSKLSVRYKDNDYNNDDDNNGDGTRLSNLLNSKAREQTIQNEEDDESEDDASRLHKLMTSKVGVSDEEIDSDQDKASSDSDKDESDEDENGDKKSKLPSRFKLSKPEDIQRKKKNRFGHHVKYSKHTKVKRKRWLKKKN